The following DNA comes from Amycolatopsis albispora.
TCTGCAGCACCGCCGCGAGTGCACGGCGTGCGCCGTCATACGCCAGCGTGTAGGCGCCTTCCGGGTCCGAGTCGATCAGCAGCCGCGCCGAGGCGATGTGCGTGCGATGAGGGCGTCGATCGCCTCGCGCCCCTGGTTCCATCGGGTCATCGCGTCTCCTGTTCGAGGTCCAAGCGGAGCAGCGGACGCTCGCGAACGCTGGTGAGGAACGGATCGGCGGTAGTGCCGGCCCAGGCTTCGGGAGCGACCCGATGAACGTTGACTTCGCGGCCGAGCTGCCGTGAGACGCGCTCAGCCAGGTCGAAAAGCGCGTCCTGGTCCGGCGTACCGACAACGAGCACATCGACATCACCAGGCGGCGGTCCCGGTTCGCCGTGGTAGCGCGCGGCCCACGAGCCGTAGATGTAGGCGTCCTGGACACCCTCCAGCCCGGACAGGGCTTCAGCCAGTAGCGGCATGGGCCCGAAGGTGACCGCGATGAGGTCGCTCAGCGGCTGGTAGAGCGGAGTATCCCGACGGGCTTTGACCAGACGGCTTCTCCCCACCCGCCGCTCATCCAGAATGCCGCCCTCGGAAAGCCTTCTCACCTCGCGCAGCGCGGCGGTGGCCGTGACGCCACAAGCGTCGGCGAGTTCGGTGATGGTGTACTCGCGTTCCGGATGCAGCAGCACGAGCGCCAACAACTCACCTTGCATGCGCGACCGCAGCAGCGGCAGCAAGCTCGGCGAAGTTTTCATTGGACGCAGTATATCCTGCGTCCAATGAAAGTAACAGTCAGTGCCGCCCGTTAACCGAACGCGTCGATGACCGGCTACGCCTCACCGGCCGGGCCGGGATCGCCGGGCAGCGGGCCCAGCCGCAGGCGGCGGACCTCGGCGAAGTAGGCGTTCGTCGCGGGCAGGAACAGCAGCACCAGGCCCGCCACGGTGAGGGCCGCGGCCAGTCCGCTGAGCACCAGGCTGGCGATGCCCGCGCCCGTCCACTCCACCACGCCGCCGACGCGCGCGGCCCAGACCGACTGGTCGGCGTACTCGACCAGGGCCGAAACCCCGGCGAGCAGCAAGGTCACCCCGAGGCACGCGGCCGTCAACGTGAGCAGCACCCGCGCCGAGCCACGGCCCGCGCGGGCCAGCGTGCAGAGCACCAGCTGCACGATCGCCGTGATCAACCCGGCGACCACCGCCGTCCCGGAATCGTCGTCGCGCTCAAGCTGGATCTCCGCCGGGTCGGCTGGCGCGGCGAAGACGCTGAGCAACACCACCGCGATGCAGGCCACCGCCACCACGGACAGGAGCGTCGTGGCCCACTTCAAGGTCTTCGGCACGCTGATTCCACCCCCAGCAGTCCGTCCCTGACGGAGTGTAACGGCGCATCGCCCTCGCCCTCACCCGACAAGCGTTCTCGCGGCGGAGAGCACCGCTCCGATTCCGAACAGCGTCACGACGATCGCCGCGGCCTTGGTGATCCACGGGAGCGCCCGCGCGAGCACCGCGCGGCTTCGCTCGGCCCCCATCACCGCGGCGACGAACAGGTCCCACGCCAGCACGATGGCGAACATCCACGCTCCGTACAACGTGAGCTGCCCGGTCGTCGCCGACGACAGCGTGGCGGCGAGGCTGACGTAGAACAGGAGGTTCTTCGGGTTCAGGAGCCCGGAGGCGAGCCCGAGGCCGAAGTTCCTGGCCCACGCTGTGCGCCCCACGGCACCTTCCGCGCCGACAGCGAGCAAGATCCGCGCACGCCAGAACGCGATACCCATCGAGATGAGGAACGCACCGCCGGCGAGCTCGAACCACGCGATGATCCGCTCGTCACCCACCACGGTGAGGCCGGTGAACGCGGCCGCGATGAACGCCCCGTTCGCCGACGCGATGCCCGCGCAGACGCCGCTTGCGCCGCGCCACCCGTGGGCGGCGGCCGTGCGGACGATCAGGAAGAAGTCGACGCCGGGAATGAGCAGCGCGAGGAAATGGGCGGCGGCGACGGCGAGAAACTGTTCCATCAAACTTTCGTCCGGACGAGCGGCAAAGACGCTCCCCAGCTTGGGGTCGCCGCGCGCTCACCGTCTTGAACGAAATTGCGTCAGCGGATGTAGGCGCCCGGCGTCGTCGCCACGTGGGCGCGGAACACGCGGTGGAAGTGGCTCTGATCGGCGAACCCCAGTGCGTGCGCGACGGAGGTGATCGGCTCCCCGCCTCGCAGCATCGCCCGCGCCCGCATCACGCGCGCGTTGTTGCGCCAGGCGATCGGCGTGAGACCGGTGGCGCGCTTGACGGCGCGGATCAGCTGATAGCGACTCATGCCGACGGCCGTCGCGAGATCACCGAGGCGCGGATCCTCGGACTGCTCCGCGAGCACGTCGAGAACCGGGCGCAACGTCTCCGCGAGGGCCGATTCTCCGACCGGGTCCTCGTGCCGGACGCTCGCGGTTCCGAGTCCCGCGAACGCGCGGCGAAGCGACCGTTCGAGACCGTCGAGATCCCGCGGTCCCTCGAACAACGCCGCGTTCACCTCGGCGAAGAGGCGGTAGGCGTCGGAGTCGCGATGCACCTGGATCGCCCCGTCGAACGCCGCGTCGTGCGCCCACGCGCGCACGCGAAGCCACTCCGGATCGAAGAGCATCATCTGGTACACCCAGTCGCCGCTGACCGGGTTGCACGAATGGACGTGCCCAGCGGGGATGAGGATGACGTCGCGCGGTTCGAGACGCACCGGCGACGCGGACCGCCCGGCGAACTCGCTGGTCCCCTCGTCGATCAGGCCGACGGCGAAGCGATCATGCGTGTGCGGCCGATAACAGGAGTTCTGCCTGCAGGAACGCCTCGATTCGAGCTGCGGGAAACGCGGATCGTGCCAGAACTCCGGCGACCGGACCCCGGTCCCGGTCGCCGCGCTCACGGGCCTGATCCTATGGCAACGGCCGCCTGGTCACGAGCAAGCAGCAGCGGAACCCAGCCCCAGCCCGCGGCTCAGACGTTGAAGCGGAACTCGACCACGTCGCCGTCGGCCATGATGTAGTCCTTGCCTTCCATGCGGACCTTGCCCGCCGCTCGGGCCGCGGCCATGGAGCCCGCCTCGATCAGGTCGTCGTACGACACGATCTCCGCCTTGATGAAGCCCCGTTCGAAGTCGGTGTGGATGACGCCGGCGGCCTGCGGGGCGGTGGCGCCCTTCGGCACGGTCCACGCCCGCGACTCCTTCGGCCCCGCGGTCAGGTACGTCTGCAACCCCAGCGTGTGGAACCCGGCCCGCGCCAGTGCGTGCAGCCCCGGCTCCTCCTGCCCGACCGACTCCAGCAGCTCCCGCACCGACTCCTCGTCGTCCAGCTCCAGCAGCTCCGCCTCGACCTTGGCGTCCAGGAACACCGCGTCCGCCGGCGCGACCAGCTTGGTCAGCTCCTCCCGCCGCGCCTGATCCGTGAGCACGCCCTCGTCGGCGTTGAACACGTACAGGAACGGCTTGGTCGTCAGCAGGCTCAGCTCCCGCAGCAGCGCCCCGTCGATCTCCGCCGAAGCCGAGAACAGCGTCCGCCCGGCGTCGAGGATGTCCTTCGCCTGCTGCGCCGCCTCCAGCTGCGGGCGGTTCTCCTTCTTCGTCCGCGCTTCCTTCTCCAGCCGCGGCAGCGCCTTCTCCAGCGTCTGCAGGTCGGCGAGGATCAGCTCGGTGTTGATCGTCTCGATGTCGGACAGCGGGTCGATCTTGCCGTCCACGTGCACCACGTCCGGATCGTCGAAGACCCGGATGACCTGGCAGATCGCGTTCGCCTCGCGGATGTTGGCCAGGAACTTGTTCCCCAGCCCGGCCCCCTCCGACGCGCCCTTCACGATGCCGGCGATGTCGACGAACGAGACCACGGCGGGCACCGTCTTCGCCGAGCCGAACACCTCGGCGAGCTTGTCCAGCCGCGGGTCGGGCAGCGGGACCACGCCGACGTTGGGCTCGATGGTGGCGAACGGGTAGTTCGCGGCGAGCACGTCGTTGCGGGTCAGCGCGTTGAACAGGGTGGACTTGCCGACGTTGGGCAGGCCGACGATGCCGAGGGTCAGACTCACGGGCTGGCAGTCTACGTGCCGCCCCCGGACGGGCGGACGGCGGACGTGACGTCGGATTTCCGCCAGTCGGGACCGCCACCCGGTGGCACCATCGAGCCATGACGATCGCGCCCGGAGCACCGGCCACCGTGAGCCTCTGGCGGGACACCGAGCGCTGCTACCGCGCGGTGGCCTCCCGCGACTCGCGGTTCGACGGGCAGTTCATCATGGCCGTCCGCACCACCGGCATCTACTGCCGCCCGTCCTGCCCGGCGAACACGCCGAAACCGCAGAACGTGCGCTTCTACCCGACCTCGGCCGCCGCGCAGTCCGGCGGTTACCGCGCGTGCCGCCGCTGCCTGCCCGACGCCGTGCCCGGCTCCCCCGAGTGGAACGTGCGCGCCGACCTGGCCGCCCGCGCGATGCGGCTGATCGCCGACGGCATCGTCGAGCGCGAGGGCGTGCCCGGCCTGGCCAGCCGCCTCGGCTACTCAGAACGCCAGCTCGGGCGGGTGCTCACCGCCGAACTCGGCGCCGGTCCGCTGGCGCTCGCCCGCGCCCACCGCGCACACGCCGCCCGCATGCTGATCGAAATGTCCTCGCTGCCGCTGACCGACGTCGCCTTCGCCGCCGGGTTCGCCAGCGTCCGGCAGTTCAACGACACCATTCGTGAGGTCTTCGCCGCCACGCCGTCGCAGCTCAGGGCCTCTCGTCCGCGCCAGGACAACGACGCGGCGGGCCTGCGCCTGTCCCTGCGGCTGCCGTTCCGGCCGCCGTTCGACGCCGCTGGCCTGCTCGCCTTCTTCGCCCAGCGCGCCGTTCCGCTGGTCGAGACCACCGGCCCCGGCACCTACGCCCGCACCCTCCGCCTCCCCCACGGTCCCGGTGTCGTCCGGCTCACTCCCGAGCCCGACCACGTCCGCGCCGAGCTGAACCTCGCCGACGTCCGCGACCTCAGCAGCGCCGTCACCCGGGTGCGCCGTCTGTTCGATCTCGACGCCGACCCGCAGGCGATCGGCGACGTGCTCGCCGCGGACCCGGCGCTCGCGCCCGTTTTTGACCCCGGCATCCGCGTGCCCGGTGCCGCCGACGGGCACGAGCTGGTCTTCCGCGCCATGCTCGGCCAGCAGATCTCCGTCGCCGCGGCGCGGACGGCGGCGGGCAGGCTCACCGCCGAACTCGGCGACCCGCTGCCCGACGCGCTGGCCGCCGACGGCCTGACCAGGCTGTTCCCCACCGCGGCAGCCATCGCCGAGCACGGCCGGGAGGTGCTGCGCGGGCCGCGCAAGCGGAACGAGGCCATCTGCGACGTCGCCGCCGCGCTCGCCGCCGGGGCGGTGACAGTCCACGTTGGACGGATCTGTGCCGAGCTGCGTGCGGACCTGCTCGCCCTATCGGGCATCGGCCCGTGGACCGCCGACTACGTGCTGATGCGTGTGCTCGGCGCGCCGGACGTGCTGCTCACCGGGGACGTCGCGTTGCGCAAGGGCGCCGCCGCGCTCGGCCTGCCGGACGACCCCGCCGCGTTGAGCGAACGCGCTTTGGCTTGGCGCCCTTGGCGTTCCTACGCGGGCATGCACCTGTGGCGGGCGTCAGCCGGCGTGTAGCGCCAGCGTGGAACCCGACCGCGCCTTCCGCACCTTGAGCCGGGTCGGGATGCGCTGGCGCAGTTCCTCCACATGCGACACCAGCCCGACCACGCGCCCGCCGGCACGCAGTTCGTCGAGCACGTTCATCACCACGTCCAGCGTTTCGGCGTCGAGCGTGCCGAAGCCCTCGTCGATGAACAACGTGTCCAGCAGCGCGCTGCCGGTCTGCGCGGCCACCACGTCGGCCAGGCCGAGCGCCAGCGCGAGCGAGGCGAGGAAGGATTCGCCGCCGGACAGGGTTTTCGCCGGGCGGACCGTGCCGGAGAAGTCGTCGAGCACGTCTAGCCCGAGGCCACCGCGGGTGCCGCGCGCGCCCGCCGCGTCGGAGTGCACAAAGGAATAACGCCCCTGGCTCATCGTGCGCAGGCGGGCCGTCGCGGCCAGCGCGACCTCCTCCAGCCGCGCGGCCAGCACGTACGACCGCAGCGAGATCTTCCGCGCGTTCTGCCCGCGCCCGTTCACCACGTCGGTCAGCGCGTCCAGCTCGGCGGCCTCCGCTTCGGCTGGCGCGAGCTTGCGCAACGCGGTGTCGAAGCGGGCACCCAGCGAGGCGAGTTCCTCGGCGACGCGCGCGGCCGCTCGATGCGCGGCGACGGCCGACTCGACCTGCGCGGATGCCTGTTCCAACGCCTCCCGCGCGCCTTCGACATCAACGACCTCGTCACCGGTGATCCCGGCGAGTTCCGGTTCGGTGAGCGTGGACCGCGCGACCGCCGCCGCCCGGTCCGCCTCGACCAGCGCCTCTTCCAGGCGTGCGATGTCGGCCTCGTCGCGGACCGCGCCGAGCGCCTTCTTCACCGTCTTGAACTCCGCGCGCCGCAGCACTTCGGCGACCGTCTCGCGTTGCTCGGCCAGGCGTTCCTCGGCGACCACCACCGCCGCGCGCACCTCGGCCAGTTCCTCGATCGCCTTGACCCGCGCCAGCAACGCGGCCCGACGCGCGGCGACGTCCTCGTACTCCTTGCGGGCTTCGTCGAGCCGCTGCGCGCGCTCGGCGACGGTGACCGCAAGCGCTTGCTGCTCGGCTTCCGCCTTCGCGGACTCGCGTTCCGCCGCCGCCCGCTGCTCGGTGAGCCGCTCGGTCTCGGCGGCCAGGCCACGCTGCTCCTGCTCCAGCCGCTCGCGGTGTTCGGCCAGCTCGGCGAGTTCCGCGACGTTCGCCCTGACCTCGGCCAGCTCCGTGGTGAGGTCCTCCGCGGTCCGGCCGAGCAAGGCTTCCCGCAACGCGCCGAGCCGGGTTTCCGCCTGGTGACGGGCTTCCAGCGCCTGCTGGCGCCGGGCATCGGCCGCCCGCTCGGCTTCGGCGGCGGCCCGTTCCTCGGCCTCACCGACCTGCTGGTGCCCGGCGAGCGCGGGCGCGGGGTGCTCGGCGGACCCGCACACCGGGCACGGATCACCGTCGGCGAGCTTCGCCGCCAGCTCGGCCGCCATTCCGCCGAGCCGCCGTTCCCGCAGGTCGAGCAGGTGCGCGCGGGCTTCCTGATGCAGGTCGACAGCCTTCGCCTGCACCTCGACCGCGGCCCGCACGGCTTCTTCGGCGGCCGGGATCCGGTTCGCCGAGGTGACCGCGCGAGCCAGTTCGTCGGCACGGGCCTGCGCGCCGTCCAGCTTCGCGGCGGCCTGCGTCGCCGCTTCCACCCGCGACCGCAGTTCCTCCGCGCGGGCAGGCATGCCCGCCAGCTTGGTGCCCAGCGTTTTCGCCCGCGCACTCGCCTGGTCCGCCTGCACGGCAA
Coding sequences within:
- a CDS encoding ArsR family transcriptional regulator; amino-acid sequence: MKTSPSLLPLLRSRMQGELLALVLLHPEREYTITELADACGVTATAALREVRRLSEGGILDERRVGRSRLVKARRDTPLYQPLSDLIAVTFGPMPLLAEALSGLEGVQDAYIYGSWAARYHGEPGPPPGDVDVLVVGTPDQDALFDLAERVSRQLGREVNVHRVAPEAWAGTTADPFLTSVRERPLLRLDLEQETR
- a CDS encoding LysE family translocator, with translation MEQFLAVAAAHFLALLIPGVDFFLIVRTAAAHGWRGASGVCAGIASANGAFIAAAFTGLTVVGDERIIAWFELAGGAFLISMGIAFWRARILLAVGAEGAVGRTAWARNFGLGLASGLLNPKNLLFYVSLAATLSSATTGQLTLYGAWMFAIVLAWDLFVAAVMGAERSRAVLARALPWITKAAAIVVTLFGIGAVLSAARTLVG
- a CDS encoding helix-turn-helix domain-containing protein — translated: MSAATGTGVRSPEFWHDPRFPQLESRRSCRQNSCYRPHTHDRFAVGLIDEGTSEFAGRSASPVRLEPRDVILIPAGHVHSCNPVSGDWVYQMMLFDPEWLRVRAWAHDAAFDGAIQVHRDSDAYRLFAEVNAALFEGPRDLDGLERSLRRAFAGLGTASVRHEDPVGESALAETLRPVLDVLAEQSEDPRLGDLATAVGMSRYQLIRAVKRATGLTPIAWRNNARVMRARAMLRGGEPITSVAHALGFADQSHFHRVFRAHVATTPGAYIR
- the ychF gene encoding redox-regulated ATPase YchF — encoded protein: MSLTLGIVGLPNVGKSTLFNALTRNDVLAANYPFATIEPNVGVVPLPDPRLDKLAEVFGSAKTVPAVVSFVDIAGIVKGASEGAGLGNKFLANIREANAICQVIRVFDDPDVVHVDGKIDPLSDIETINTELILADLQTLEKALPRLEKEARTKKENRPQLEAAQQAKDILDAGRTLFSASAEIDGALLRELSLLTTKPFLYVFNADEGVLTDQARREELTKLVAPADAVFLDAKVEAELLELDDEESVRELLESVGQEEPGLHALARAGFHTLGLQTYLTAGPKESRAWTVPKGATAPQAAGVIHTDFERGFIKAEIVSYDDLIEAGSMAAARAAGKVRMEGKDYIMADGDVVEFRFNV
- a CDS encoding DNA-3-methyladenine glycosylase 2; protein product: MTIAPGAPATVSLWRDTERCYRAVASRDSRFDGQFIMAVRTTGIYCRPSCPANTPKPQNVRFYPTSAAAQSGGYRACRRCLPDAVPGSPEWNVRADLAARAMRLIADGIVEREGVPGLASRLGYSERQLGRVLTAELGAGPLALARAHRAHAARMLIEMSSLPLTDVAFAAGFASVRQFNDTIREVFAATPSQLRASRPRQDNDAAGLRLSLRLPFRPPFDAAGLLAFFAQRAVPLVETTGPGTYARTLRLPHGPGVVRLTPEPDHVRAELNLADVRDLSSAVTRVRRLFDLDADPQAIGDVLAADPALAPVFDPGIRVPGAADGHELVFRAMLGQQISVAAARTAAGRLTAELGDPLPDALAADGLTRLFPTAAAIAEHGREVLRGPRKRNEAICDVAAALAAGAVTVHVGRICAELRADLLALSGIGPWTADYVLMRVLGAPDVLLTGDVALRKGAAALGLPDDPAALSERALAWRPWRSYAGMHLWRASAGV
- a CDS encoding AAA family ATPase, whose product is MRLHRLEVAAFGPFAGREVVDFDALGADGLFLLHGDTGAGKTTLLDAVAFALFGVVPGARNEAKKLRCELAEAEQVTEVVLEVTVQGQRLRLVRSPEYDRPKRSGEGTTRQRAKCSLSWVGETPAGQPAEGLTRIDEVARTVQRLLGMSADQFFQVVLLPQGEFARFLRADTAEREQLLERLFGTKRFSDVEAWFRNLRQERMRELEIRRQTVREWVARLSQAAGVEAREEVSSTWASELRENADAEVARALAAETAARKAWEVADQRLQEGRTFVEQVRRVRVAMANLQSWKEGEAERRRWTAEIAAARRAVPVAEAVATEERLKERLAEVQQNAKHRAQTLARTKATVPELRQEAGALREEAGALSGLVEEGEQQRRDKERLGRLAVQADQASARAKTLGTKLAGMPARAEELRSRVEAATQAAAKLDGAQARADELARAVTSANRIPAAEEAVRAAVEVQAKAVDLHQEARAHLLDLRERRLGGMAAELAAKLADGDPCPVCGSAEHPAPALAGHQQVGEAEERAAAEAERAADARRQQALEARHQAETRLGALREALLGRTAEDLTTELAEVRANVAELAELAEHRERLEQEQRGLAAETERLTEQRAAAERESAKAEAEQQALAVTVAERAQRLDEARKEYEDVAARRAALLARVKAIEELAEVRAAVVVAEERLAEQRETVAEVLRRAEFKTVKKALGAVRDEADIARLEEALVEADRAAAVARSTLTEPELAGITGDEVVDVEGAREALEQASAQVESAVAAHRAAARVAEELASLGARFDTALRKLAPAEAEAAELDALTDVVNGRGQNARKISLRSYVLAARLEEVALAATARLRTMSQGRYSFVHSDAAGARGTRGGLGLDVLDDFSGTVRPAKTLSGGESFLASLALALGLADVVAAQTGSALLDTLFIDEGFGTLDAETLDVVMNVLDELRAGGRVVGLVSHVEELRQRIPTRLKVRKARSGSTLALHAG